In a single window of the Metopolophium dirhodum isolate CAU chromosome 2, ASM1992520v1, whole genome shotgun sequence genome:
- the LOC132938713 gene encoding receptor expression-enhancing protein 4-like encodes MLPDFLCRPLIMLFGILYPGYMSYKVLKTKRSTNYGIWLMYWITFSMFTSVETITDIFIGPWLPFYNELKLLFLYMTYPTSDSSLTYVYKNIISPFIKRHEKDIDAQISNFKSGGLQTLMITGKKCTNIFLKLAIKAFQIYGIQAVQLQNISMNIDTTLVENSEPDGDINWEEVINDSEDDTSFKMTSSSESITSLVREEPPEYSFSDMYGNAQTKDNGITYDPPSSNTRRRKKAP; translated from the exons ATGTTACCGGACTTCTTATGTAGACCACTGAT catGTTATTTGGCATATTATATCCAGGATATATGTCATACAAAGTGCTCAAGACAAAGCgatcaacaaattat GGTATATGGCTAATGTATTGGATAACCTTTTCGATGTTCACTTCAGTAGAGACCATAACAGACATATTTATTGGTCCTTG GTTGCCATTTTACAATGAGCTGAAGCTATTGTTTCTTTACATGACTTATCCAACCTCGGACAGCTCTCTAACTTatgtgtacaaaaatattataagtccATTTATAAAACGACATGAAAAG GATATTGATGCTCAAATAAGCAATTTTAAGAGTGGTGGCTTACAGACCTTGATGATAACAGGCAAAAAGTGTACCAATATTTTCTTAAAGCTGGCTATAaaagctttccaaatttatg GGATACAAGCAGTTcagttacaaaatattagtaTGAATATAGATACAACTTTGGTTGAGAATAGCGAACCAGATGGAGATATTAATTGGGAAGAAGTCATTAATGATTCGGAAGACGACACTTCATTCAAGATGACTAGTTCTTCAGAATCTATAACTTCTTTAGTAAGAGAGGAACCACCTGAATATTCCTTCTCAGACATGTATGGAAATGCACAGACAAAAGACAATGGAATAACATATGATCCACCGTCATCTAACACACGAAGAAGAAAAAAAGCACCttga
- the LOC132938712 gene encoding hippocampus abundant transcript 1 protein yields the protein MEQYFPTINEGKRHETRSTMGSKIKMTKSMAVIRSHRSILSDGILMKSGIGKPSIYHALVIIFLEYFAWSLLTLPVISKLNNTFQDHALLMNGIIWGIKGILSFLSAPLIGALSDVWGRKLFLLLTVFFTCIPIPFMCIDSGWFFALISISGLFSVTFSVVFAYVADVSDEKERSCYYGWITGTFGASMVFGPALGSYIMEIYNTSFVVFLASLIALLNVFFIIVAVPESLPHKQRTSTNCISWKKADPFVALRMVGRDRTILILCLTVFLSYLPEAGEYSSLFVYLRLVMGFSMFKVSILIALLGLFSAAIQSVLGIIMKMMGAKYTIMIGLVFEIMQLMWFGFGSETWVMWSACFLAAISSVTYPAISSFVSIHSDADKQGVVQGVVTGVRGLCGGLGPAMFGFIFYLFDVNLNEGMQIAHTTQHSLNSSVIIKHLKYNINNDPSSSMIPGPPFVFGSLLVMCALLVSVFIPENVPNGSDQRHKQIGSSTQVQYQIGRINVQSYL from the exons aTGGAACAGTATTTTCCAACTATTAATGAAGGAAAAAGGCATGAGACACGTTCCACAAtgggttcaaaaataaaaatgaccaaGAGTATGGCTGTAATCCGAAGCCACAGATCTATTCTGAGTGACGGAatattaatg aaatcagGAATAGGAAAACCATCAATTTACCATGCTTTAGTCATTATATTCTTAGAATATTTTGCTTGGAGCTTACTTACTTTACCAGTAATAtca aaattaaataatacattccaAGATCATGCTTTGCTTATGAATGGTATTATTTGGGGTATAAAG ggtATTCTATCATTCCTAAGTGCCCCATTGATTGGTGCCTTATCTGATGTTTGGGGGCgcaaattatttctattattaactGTATTTTTCACTTGTATTCCAATACCTTTTATGTGTATTGACTCtgg gtggTTCTTTGCCTTGATAAGTATTTCCGGTTTATTTTCTGTAACATTTTCAGTTGTATTTGCTTATGTAGCAGATGTAAGTGATGAGAAAGAAAGGAGTTGCTATTATGGCTgg ataactgGAACATTTGGAGCTAGTATGGTTTTTGGACCAGCCCTTGGTTCATATATAATGGAAATTTACAACACtagttttgttgtatttttagcATCATTAATAGcacttttaaatgtatttttcataattgttgCTGTTCCGGAAAGTCTACCACATAAACAACGAACATCTACTAATTGTATATCTTGGAAAAAAGCGGATCCATTtgtt gctTTGAGAATGGTTGGTCGAGATCGAACTATATTGATATTATGCTTAACAGTGTTTTTGTCATATCTCCCTGAAGCAGGAGAATACTCttcattatttgtttatttgagACTT gtaatGGGATTTAGTATGTTCAAAGTATCAATACTTATTGCATTACTAGGACTGTTTTCAGCAGCTATTCAATCTGTGCTTGgcataataatgaaaatgatgGGAGCTAAATACACAATAATGATTGGTTTGGTATTTGAAATCATGCAACTTATGTGGTTTGGATTTGGTTCAGAGACTTG ggTCATGTGGTCCGCCTGTTTTTTGGCTGCCATTTCAAGTGTTACATATCCTGCTATTAGTTCGTTTGTTTCCATTCATTCAGATGCAGATAAGCAAg gtgtGGTTCAAGGAGTGGTGACCGGAGTAAGAGGCCTTTGTGGTGGATTAGGACCTGCAATGTTtggattcatattttatttgtttgatgttAATTTGAATGAAGGAATGCAAATAGCACATACTACTCAACATTCACTTAATAGTTCAgtcataattaaacatttaaagtacaatataaataacgaTCCGTCTTCTTCG atGATTCCAGGACCACCATTTGTCTTTGGTTCACTTCTTGTTATGTGCGCATTATTGGTCTCTGTTTTTATTCCAGAAAATGTTCCCAATGGCTCTGACCAACGCCATAAACAAATtg